A section of the Phaseolus vulgaris cultivar G19833 chromosome 8, P. vulgaris v2.0, whole genome shotgun sequence genome encodes:
- the LOC137826670 gene encoding protein DMP9-like — translation MDESEQEMGIKVYNAAAPPQEGGTSKNPQQNKRRAMVAKGVQKTLSKTSLLGNFLPTGTLLSFEMVLPSIYKNGQCTHMHTLMINFLLLVCALSCFFFHFTDSFHGPDGTLYYGFVTTRGLSVFKPSLPAVPVPRDDKFKVGFTDFVHAVMSVMIFVAIAVSDHRVTNCLFPGREKDLEQVRESFPLMVGLVCSGLFLVFPTSRHGIGCMSG, via the coding sequence ATGGATGAAAGTGAACAAGAAATGGGCATCAAAGTGTACAATGCAGCGGCACCACCCCAGGAAGGAGGAACAAGCAAGAACCCTCAGCAGAACAAGCGTCGTGCGATGGTGGCAAAGGGTGTCCAGAAAACCCTATCCAAAACCTCTCTCCTTGGCAACTTCCTTCCCACCGGCACTCTCCTTTCCTTCGAAATGGTGCTACCCTCCATCTACAAGAACGGACAGTGCACCCACATGCACACCCTCATGATCAACTTCCTCCTTCTTGTCTGCGCCCTCTCCTGCTTCTTCTTCCACTTCACAGATAGTTTCCACGGCCCCGACGGGACCCTCTACTACGGCTTCGTCACCACGCGCGGCCTCTCCGTCTTCAAGCCTTCGCTCCCCGCCGTGCCTGTGCCGCGCGACGACAAGTTCAAGGTGGGGTTCACCGACTTCGTCCACGCCGTCATGTCCGTCATGATCTTCGTTGCCATTGCTGTTTCCGATCACAGGGTCACCAACTGTTTGTTCCCAGGGCGCGAGAAGGACTTGGAGCAGGTTAGGGAGAGTTTTCCTCTCATGGTGGGACTCGTTTGCAGTGGCTTGTTCCTCGTCTTTCCCACTTCTAGACATGGGATTGGTTGCATGTCTGGCTAG
- the LOC137825840 gene encoding protein NRT1/ PTR FAMILY 7.3-like, which yields MACFFFLKKDTVEEKVKKEHQDYTSDGAIDRHGHRAVREKTGDWVAAILILVNQGLATLAFFGVGVNLVLFLTRVMGQENAEAANNVSKWTGTVYIFSLLGAFLSDSYWGRYITCAIFQLIFVIGLVSLSVSSYIFLLKPSGCGDKELPCGSRPSYQTVLFYVSIYLIALGNGGYQPNIATFGADQFDEGDPREQHSKIVFFSYFYLALNLGSLFSNTILNYFEDDGLWTLGFWASAGSAALALALFLCGTPRYRYFKPSGNPLPRFCQVFVASARKWNVKVLEDDKLYQADQQFSINEGRKMLHTQGFRFLDKAAVITSKNFKEMEESKCSPWSLSTVTQVEEVKCILRLLPIWLCTILYSVVFAQMASLFVEQGDAMDTRISRFHIPPASMSTFDILSVAVFIFIYRRVLDPLVARTMKSKGLTELQRMGIGLVLAIMAMVSAGLVEHFRLKHAIEDCNECEGSSSLSIFWQVPQYVLVGASEVFMYVGQLEFFNGQTPDGLKSFGSALCMTSISLGNYVSSLLVAIVMKISARDEMPGWIPGNLNKGHLDRFYFLLAALTIADLAVYIAMAKWYKYVKFQGNNENHINKQDPELGV from the exons TGAACCAAGGGCTTGCAACATTGGCATTCTTTGGAGTGGGAGTGAATCTGGTGTTGTTTTTGACGAGAGTGATGGGTCAAGAGAATGCCGAAGCAGCGAACAACGTGAGCAAGTGGACAGGCACAGTTTACATATTTTCTCTTCTTGGAGCTTTCCTCAGTGACTCTTACTGGGGAAGGTACATCACCTGTGCCATCTTCCAGCTCATCTTTGTCATT GGCTTGGTGTCATTATCAGTGTCATCTTACATATTCCTACTGAAACCGAGTGGTTGTGGAGATAAAGAGCTACCGTGTGGATCTCGCCCATCATACCAAACGGTTTTATTCTATGTTTCCATATACCTAATTGCACTTGGAAATGGTGGATACCAGCCTAACATTGCTACATTTGGGGCTGATCAATTCGATGAAGGTGATCCCAGGGAACAACATTCAAAAATAGTGTTTTTTAGCTATTTTTATTTGGCTTTGAACCTTGGCTCACTCTTCTCCAACACCATACTCAATTATTTTGAGGATGATGGATTATGGACTTTGGGATTCTGGGCATCAGCTGGCTCTGCTGCTTTGGCTCTGGCTTTGTTTCTCTGTGGCACACCAAGGTACAGATACTTTAAGCCTAGTGGAAACCCTCTCCCTAGGTTTTGCCAAGTTTTTGTGGCTTCTGCAAGAAAATGGAATGTCAAGGTGTTGGAAGATGATAAACTTTACCAGGCTGATCAACAATTCTCGATCAATGAAGGCAGAAAAATGCTCCACACCCAAGGATTTAG GTTCTTAGATAAAGCAGCAGTTATCACAtcaaaaaatttcaaagaaatggAAGAGAGTAAATGCAGTCCATGGAGTCTATCCACTGTGACGCAAGTAGAAGAAGTGAAATGCATACTGAGACTACTCCCAATTTGGCTATGCACCATACTGTACTCAGTTGTTTTTGCTCAAATGGCATCACTTTTTGTGGAGCAAGGTGATGCCATGGACACTAGAATTTCAAGGTTCCACATTCCTCCAGCAAGCATGTCCACCTTTGACATTCTAAGTGTAGCAGTTTTCATCTTCATTTATAGGCGAGTTCTTGACCCTCTAGTGGCGAGAACAATGAAATCAAAAGGACTTACTGAGCTGCAAAGGATGGGAATTGGTCTAGTCCTAGCAATCATGGCCATGGTTTCAGCAGGGTTGGTGGAGCACTTCAGGCTAAAGCATGCAATAGAAGATTGCAATGAATGTGAAGGGTCTAGTTCACTTTCCATATTTTGGCAAGTACCACAATATGTACTTGTGGGGGCATCAGAGGTTTTCATGTATGTGGGTCAACTAGAGTTCTTCAATGGACAAACACCTGATGGATTGAAGAGCTTTGGCAGTGCACTTTGTATGACTTCAATATCATTGGGAAACTATGTTAGTAGCTTGCTTGTTGCAATTGTGATGAAAATCTCAGCCAGAGATGAGATGCCAGGATGGATCCCAGGAAACTTGAATAAGGGACACTTGGACAGGTTTTACTTCCTCTTAGCAGCACTCACCATAGCTGATCTTGCAGTTTATATAGCAATGGCTAAGTGGTATAAGTATGTCAAATTTCAAGGGAACAATGAGAATCACATCAACAAGCAAGACCCTGAATTGGGAGTGTAG